The genomic stretch TACGAAGGCTGGTTCCGCCAGATGGAGCCTTTCATGCGGCCGGGCGATTATTTGTTTATCGGTATGGGGCACAACGATCAGAACTGCGATAGCCAGAAAGCGGTTCGCGGCGCGGCGGATGTCGCCAACCTCTGTACTTACCCCAACAGCGCCGACGGCAGGCCGCAATACCCGCAGGGCAAACCGGATATGTCTTTCCAGATCTCGCTGGAACGCTACATTCGTTACGCGCGGGCGCATCGGATGATACCGGTATTGCTGACCCCGACGGCGCGCGTCAAAAACGCCGAAGGAAAGAACGGGACACCGGCGGTCCACAGCCACCTGACAAAACAGAACAAAGCCGGCGGTTATGCCTTTATCGGCGATTACACGCAGACCATCCGCGATACGGCCAGCAAGAACAAAGTGCCGCTGCTGGATGTGGAAACCGCGACGCTGGCGTTGGCCAATCAGGGCGACGGCCAGCAATGGCAGCAATACTGGCTAGCGGTAGACCCGGAACGTTACCCCTATTACCGCGACCAGGCAGGCAGCCTGACTCAGCCCGACACCACCCACTTCCAGCAGAAAGGCGCGCAGGCGGTCGCGACGATAGTCGCCGACCAGATCAGCGCCACGCCTTCGCTGCGGGAACTGGCGGGCAAGCTGCAACCGACTGGTCGGTAATGCTGTGAAATAGGTTTTATAGGACGTTACTCGTGCATGAAGCACCTGGACCTCTGTCATCCACCACTAAAGGAATATGTGTATGTTAAAAACGATCTCAGGAACCCTCGCGCTGTCGCTGATTATCGCCGCCAGCGTACATCAGGCACAGGCAGCGACAACCTACAACGCTGTGGTGTCAAAATCCGCCAGCGACGGCAAAACGTTCAAAACCATTGCCGACGCGATTGCCAGCGCCCCGGCGGGCAGTACGCCGTTCGTCATTCTGATCAAGAACGGCGTCTATAACGAACGCCTGACGATTACCCGCAGTAACCTGCACCTGAAAGGCGAAAGCCGTAACGGTGCCGTCATTGCCGCCGCTACGGCGGCGGGCACCCTGAAGTCGGACGGCAGCAAATGGGGAACGGCAGGCAGCAGCACCATCACCATCAGCGCCAAGGATTTCAGCGCCCAATCGCTGACTATTCGCAACGACTTTGATTTCCCGGCCAATCAGGCCAAAAGCGACAGCGACAGCAGTAAAATCAAGGATACGCAGGCGGTAGCGCTGTACGTCAACAAAAGCGGCGACCGCGCCTACTTCAAAGACGTCAGCCTGATCGGCTATCAGGACACGCTGTATGTTTCCGGCGGCCGCAGCTTCTTCTCCGATTGCCGTATCAGCGGCACAGTTGACTTTATCTTTGGCGACGGCACCGCGCTGTTCGACAACTGCGATCTGGTTTCCCGTTATCGCGCTGATGTGAAAAGCGGCGGTATCTCCGGTTACCTGACTGCGCCCAGCACCAACATCAATCAGAAGTATGGTCTGGTGATCACCAACAGCCGCGTGATTCGGGAAAGCGATTCGGTACCGGCAAAAAGCTACGGGCTGGGTCGCCCCTGGCATCCGACAACAACGTTCTCTGATGGTCGTTACGCGGATCCGAACGCTATTGGTCAGACCGTTTTCCTGAACACCAGTATGGATAACCATATTTATGGTTGGGACAAGATGTCCGGCAAGGACAAGGACGGCAATACCATCTGGTTCAATCCGGAAGATTCCCGTTTCTTCGAGTACAAATCCTATGGTGCGGGAGCGGTGGTGAGCAAAGACCGTCGGCAACTGACCGACGCACAGGCGAAAGAGTACACCCAGAGCAAAGTACTGGGCGACTGGACGCCGACACTCCCCTGACGGATTGCCAGTCTGATGCCACAATCACCACCTCCCCCAGGAGGTGGTTTAAGGCTGACAACAAAACAGCCAGCCGCTAGCGGCTGGCTGTTTGTCTTTCCGAAACACAAAAACACGACCGCTGTCAGATGGCGGCTTCGTCCTCTTCGCCGGTGCGGATACGGATTACACGAGCTACATCAAAGACAAAGATCTTGCCGTCGCCGATCTTGCCGGTCTGCGCGGTGCTCATGATGGTTTCCACACAGGTATCAACGATATCGTCGGACACCACGATCTCAATTTTCACTTTCGGCAGAAAATCCACCATGTATTCGGCGCCGCGATACAGCTCCGTATGGCCCTTCTGGCGTCCGAATCCTTTTACTTCCGTGACCGTCATCCCGGTGATGCCTACCTCGGCTAACGCTTCGCGTACATCATCCAGTTTGAATGGTTTAATAATCGCATCAATTTTTTTCATGGTGAAATCCTAATCATCACTATGTAGCGGCCAGAGCCAGCACGGCGAAATCATGATCGGCCATGCAATTCACAATAACTTAACACTATTCTTTAAAATCGTTGGCGTCCAGTTCGTGCCGCGCCAGCAATTTATAAAATTCCGTACGGTTTCGCCCCGCCATACGCGCCGCCTGCGTCACGTTACCTTTGGCGATCTGCAGTAATTTGCGCAGGTAATTGAGCTCAAACTGATTACGCGCTTCGGCAAACGTAGGCAGCGCCGTATTTTCCCCTTCCAGCGCCTGTTCCACCAGCGCATCGCCAATTACCGGCGCACTGGTCAGCGCGACGCATTGCTCAATCACATTGACCAGTTGCCGCACGTTGCCCGGCCAACTGGCCGCCATCAGGCGTTTCATGGCGTCCGTCGAAAAACTGCGTACAAAGGGTTTGTGTCGTGCCGCCGCTTCGCGCAGCAAGTGGTTGGCCAACAGCGGAATATCTTCAGCTCGCTCATTCAATGCAGGCAGTTTGAGATTCACCACATTGAGGCGATAGTAAAGATCCTCACGAAACTCCCCTTTCTCCATCGCTTTAGGTAAATCACGATGGGTGGCGGAAATAATCCGCACATTGATGTCTATATCCCGGTTACTGCCCAGCGGCCTGATCTTACGCTCCTGCAATACGCGCAACAGCTTCACCTGCAACGCGAGCGGCATGTCGCCGATTTCATCCAGAAACAGCGTACCGCCTTCCGCCGCCTGGAATAACCCCTCGCGCTGGCTGACTGCGCCGGTAAAGGCCCCGCGGGCATGACCGAATAATTCGGATTCCAGCAAAGGTTCCGGCAATGCGCCGCAGTTGATGGCGATAAACGGCCTTCCCGCCCGGGGGCTGGCGGCGTGAATCGCCTGCGCCAGCACCTCTTTCCCGGTGCCGCTCTGACCGTTAATCAATACGCTGACATCCGACTGCGCCACCATTTTGGCCTGTTCAAGCAGGCGCAGCATAATCGGACTGCGCGTCACTACCGCTGCGCGCCAGCTCTCATCGCTTGCCGGCGGCGACAGCTTAAGCGCATCATCAATCGCTTTGTATAACGCGTCGCGATCAACCGGCTTGGTCAAAAAGCTGAATACGCCCTGCTGCGTTGCCGCCACCGCTTCAGGGATAGAACCGTGCGCAGTCAGGATAATCACCGGCATTCCCGGCTGATTTTTCTGGATTTCGGCAAACAAGGCCAACCCATCCATTTCATCCATGCGCAAGTCACTGATCACCAGATCGATTTTTTCCCGCAGCAACAACCGCAACGCGTCCTGACCGCTGGTTGCCGTGGTGACGGTAAACCCTTCGCTGGTCAGGCGCATTCCCAGCAATTTCAATAGGCTGGGATCATCATCCACTAACAGCAGGCTGGCGGATTTTCGGGTGGTCATTCGCTTTTCATTCCTTTTTTCACCACAGCGGGCGGCGTTTCGCTTTCACCGCTTTTTACCGCCCGACGCCCTTCGCCATCCGGCAAATCGCCCTGAACCGGCTTACGCGATGAGAGCTGACGTTCGATATCGGTCAAATTTTCCAGTTTACGCGTCGTGGCTTCCAACTGGGATTGCAACTGATTCTGCTGTTCATGCATAACTTCCAGCTGTTTGTCGCTGTTTTCCTGTGTGCGCTGGAAGCGCTGGCGCTCATCGGCCAGGGTCAACATCAGGTTCTGTTTATCCAGCCAGACCTGAAACAGCGGCAGCAACGTCAGCGGCACATTCAGCCGATGACGGTTCAGTTGTTCAATAATCTGGCGGCGCTCCTGCACTGTGGTTTCGGCATTATCCAGCAAGATGGCCTGACGGAACAAACCGCTCCAGTCATTCTCTCCCACCAACAACGTCTGCTGCCGGGCCTGCGCCGGCGTCATGCGTGAAGCGCAATCCATCACGCGTAACCAGTACAACGCGTTGTTCATCGCATCGGTGTTATGGAGTTGCCACAACCGCCCACAGGACATGGTGCGGTAATCCGCCACCTGCTCTTTAGGCGGACTGACTATCTCTGTCCCTCGCCGCTCGGCGGGGGTATTGTCGTTATCCTGAGCGCAGCCAGCCAGTAAAACAGCCATCAAAAATAGCCACGGCAGGATCAGCAGCTTTTTCAGCGCGGCAACCGCCTCCGGGCCGGACAACAACATCACCGGACCTCGTAACGACAGGAGGCTTAACAACCGTGCAATCATGGTTAATTCTCAGTGTTCAATGGTAATTCAATACGGAAACAGACATCGGCGTAATCCACCGTGACCAGATTCAGCTCCCCTTGCATACGGCGGATGCAATCCTGCGCAATACTCAATCCCAGGCCACTCCCTTTTACTGCGCCCTTGCGCTGGTGAGTTCCCTGATAAAAAGGCTCGAATATCATGCTTTTATCCGATTCAGGAATCGGAGTGCCGCTGTTGGCGACATCGATCTGAACCCGGCCCTCGACCTGACGGCTGCGGATCCAAATGTTACCGGATTCCAGCCCGTAGTGCACCGCATTGGAATAGAGATTATCCACCACCCGCATCAACAGCGTGGTTTCCGCCCGGCACGCCTTCGCATCCAGTTCAATATGCGTTTGCATCAGTTTGCCACGCGCCGGCAGGCTGTGAGCAGAGACGACCATATTGATGATATCGTCGATATCCACCTGCTCCAGCCCGGCCGGCGCATCCGCCAGTTTTCGGTTATAGTCGAGCAGTTGTTCAATCAGTTGCTGCAGATGGCGGCTGCTGTTATCGAGAATCGCCACCACCTCTTTCTGGTCAGCCGTCAGCGTGCCGACCACTTCGTCCGCCAGCAACGCGGCACCTTCACGCAGACTCGCCAGCGGCGTTTTCAACTCATGGGACAAGTGGCGCAAAAACTCGTGACGTTGCGCTTCCAGCCAGGACAGCCGCTCGCTCAGCCAGATGATTCGCTGCGCCAGAGAACGAATTTCCGTCGGCCCTCTGAAACTGGCGATTCGTCCCAACGGACGGCCTTCTCCCAGCCGGTTGATCATGCGCTCGACGCCTTTCACCGGCCCGATAATCATCCGGGTAAACAGCATCACCAGCAGCACGCTGACCAGGAACAACACCAGCGCCTGCCAGCCGAAAAAACGGCCTCGCTCGGCAATGTCTTGTTGCAACTGCTGCCCGCGCGAGAAAATCACTTCGCGGGTTGCCTGCACCATCTGGGCATTCGTGCGGGAGAAATTATCCAGCACCGTGGCGGATGCCGCCGCCGGACCGTTATTCTGACAACGGATATCCGTCAGTTGCGTCAGGTATTGCCGCAGATTTTGATAATAGGAAGGGTCAGGCAGAATCGGCGCATGGGCGTCAAGCATCTGGGAATACTGCTTGCGCTGGTTTTGATACAGTTGCGATAGGGTTTGATCCCCCAGCACGCAAAACTGGCGGTAGCTGCGCTCCATGCTGACGGCGGTGCTGGTCATGGCTTCGCTACGCCGGGCATCGGCCAGTGTGGTGTTATTGATTCCGGCGGCCTGTTCGCTGAGGTGATCCAGACTCTCGTAGGCTTGATAAGCCAGCACCAACAGCGGCAACAAAACCAGCAGGAACGCCATAATGACCAACTGCCGCAAAGAGCGTGGAAAAAAACGCCAACGTTTCAACGAAATCATATCGTTACCTGCCAGAACAGTCCGCCTGATATATCGCTCGCAATAACGCGTCATTGTACGCGTTATCCGCATCACCTCAAAAGCAGACCGTCAGGATCGCGGAAAATCGCACGCAATCATGCCGTGCAGCAATGCAAAATCCGGCCGCAAAGCATGAGTCGGCTCGCAAAATAGTGTCGAACAGATCAAAAGCGGCGGCCCCAAAAAGCGAAACCCGGCCACACAGTAACTGTCTGGCCGGGTCTCTGAATAGGCGGTGCCTCACTCAACGTGTCGCCCGATGTGCGATAAAGCCCGAAGGCAGTTATCAATAAAGCTGGACGATAGGCACCTTATCTTTTGGCATCATTCCGGGTGTTATGAGCATGAATATGACGTTCACCATGCCATCATAACCAGTTGAATGAGCAGCGACGCTATTATGCACTTACCGTGCCAATTATCAATAAAATAAAACAAGACACTGAAATACAAATAAAAATAAAATAACCATACTCAAAATTATCGCAGCAACGATCCGGCAGGCCCTTCAACCCGGCGGAAATTTAGCTTTTTGTCGCTAAAAAAAGACATCCTGATGGATAACAAAAACAACCATTAAAAATCAAATAGATAAATGTCACCTTTTAGCGACAGGCTAATACGGCGTTGTCGCTGATTTGAGACAAAAAATAAAGGGACCGAAGTCCCTTTATTATCAATGCATTACTTTATCGCATCACCCCAACTGACGGCGTGCGTTACGGAACATACGCATCCACGGGCTGTCCTCGCCCCATTCTTCCGGGTGCCAGGAGTTGCTGACCGTACGGAACACACGCTCCGGATGCGGCATCATCACCGTAGCACGGCCGCTGACGCTGGTTACCGCGGTGATGCCGTTCGGCGAACCGTTCGGGTTAACCGGGTAATCTTCCGTAACCTGACCGTAGTTGTTAACGAAACGCAACGCCACCAGTTGATGCTGTTCCAGCGCAGCCAGATGACCGTCGTCACGCACTTCTACGCGGCCTTCGCCGTGAGATACGGCGATCGGCATACGGGAACCGGCCATATCCTGCAGGAACAGCGATGGGCTGTTGGTCACTTCCACCAGGCTAAAACGCGCTTCAAAACGGTCTGACTTGTTGCGCACAAAACGCGGCCAGTGCTCCGCCCCCGGAATCAGTTCACGCAGGTTGGACATCATCTGACAGCCGTTACATACGCCCAGCGCCAGCGTTTGCGGACGCAGGAAGAAAGCGGCGAATTCATCACGCACCCGATCGTTGAACAGGATTGATTTCGCCCAGCCCTCACCGGCGCCCAGCACATCGCCGTAAGAGAAACCGCCACAGGCGACCAGCGCCTGGAAGTCCTGCAGGTCACGGCGACCGGCCAGCAGATCGCTCATATGAATATCAATGGCGTCAAACCCGGCGCGATGGAACGCCGCGGCCATTTCCACATGAGAGTTGACGCCCTGCTCGCGCAGTACCGCCACCTTCGGGCGCGCCTGACGACTGATGAACGGCGCGGCAATGTCCTCGCGCAGATCGAAGGTCAGCGCCACGTTCATCCCCGGATCGTTGTCATCGGATTTGGCGTGATGTTCCTGATCGGCGCACTGCGGGTTATCACGCAGACGCTGCATTTGCCAGGTAGTTTCAGCCCACCAGTTGCGCAGCGTAGTGCGGCTTTCGTGATACACCACATCGTTACCGCTATGAATGATGAAGTGGTTGCCGACTTCCGCCTGTCCCAGATAATGCACGCAATCCGCCAGACCATGCTCAGCCAGTACCTGTTCCACTTCAGCACGGCGGGAAGCGTCGATCTGGATAACCGCGCCCAGTTCTTCGTTGAACAGCACCGCCAGCGCATCTTCGCCCATGGAACCGATGTCGGCTTTGACGCCGCAATGCCCGGCAAACGCCATCTCCGCCAGCGTGACCAGCAGGCCGCCGTCTGAACGGTCGTGGTAAGCCAGCAGAGCCTGATTCGCCACCAGCGCCTGCATCGCATTGAAGAAGCCCGCCAGTTGGGCCGGATTACGCACATCCGCGGTTTTACGACCCAGTTGGCGATAAACCTGCGCCAGCGCCGTAGCGCCCAGCGCGTGATGCCCGGCGCCCAGATCGATCATCAGCAGTACGTTATCTTTGTCGGTACGCAACTGCGGCGTGACGGTATGACGTACGTCTTCCACGCGGGCAAAGGCGGAAATGACCAGCGACAGCGGCGCCGTTACCGATTTGTCTTCGCCGTTTTCCTGCCAGCGGGTTTTCATCGACATGGAGTCTTTACCCACCGGGATGGTCAGCCCCAACGCCGGACACAGCTCTTCACCTACCGCCTTCACGGCTTCATACAGACCAGCGTCCTCGCCCGGATGCCCGGCCGCCGCCATCCAGTTGGCGGACAGTTTCACCCGTTTCAGATCGCCGATATGCGTCGCTGCAATATTGGTCAGCGCTTCCCCGACCGCCAGCCGCGCCGAAGCGGCGAAATTACGCAGCGCCACCGGCGCACGTTCGCCGATGGACATGGCTTCACCGTAATAACTATCCAGACTGGCGGTAGTCACGGCACAGTCCGCCACCGGCACCTGCCACGGCCCGACCATCTGATCGCGCGCCACCATCCCGGTTACCGTACGGTCGCCGATGGTGATCAGGAAGGTTTTCTCGGCCACCGCCGGCAAGTGCAGCACACGTTCAACCGCGTCCGCCAGATAAATACCTTCGCGATTCAACGGCGTGCCTTCCACGTCTTTGCGCTCAACATCACGCAGCATTTTCGGCGTTTTGCCCAGCAGCACGTCCAGCGGCATATCGATCGGCTTGTTGTTGAAATGGCGATCGCCGAGCGTCAGATGCTGTTCTTCCGTGGCTTCGCCAATGACCGCATAAGGCGCGCGCTCACGACGGCAGATTTCATCAAACTGCGCCAGTTGTTCCGGCGCTACCGCCAGCACATAACGCTCCTGCGACTCGTTACACCAGACTTCCAGCGGGCTCATGCCCGGTTCGTCATTCAGGATATCGCGCAGCTCAAAACGGCCGCCGCGACCACCGTCGCTAACCAGTTCCGGCATGGCGTTGGACAGGCCGCCGGCGCCGACGTCATGGATAAACAGAATGGGGTTTTGTTCGCCGAGCTGCCAACAGCGGTCGATCACTTCCTGGCAGCGACGCTCCATTTCCGGGTTATCACGCTGTACCGAGGCGAAATCCAGATCCGCGTCAGACTGGCCGGAGGTCATAGAAGACGCCGCGCCGCCGCCCAGACCGATGTTCATCGCCGGGCCGCCCAGCACGATCAGCTTGGCGCCGATGCTGATTTCGCCTTTCTTCACATGATCGGCACGAATGTTGCCGATGCCGCCCGCCAGCATGATCGGCTTGTGATAACCACGCACTTCAACGCCGTTATGGCTGTCCACCGCTTCTTCATAAGTACGGAAATAACCGGTCAGCGCCGGACGGCCGAATTCGTTATTGAACGCCGCGCCGCCCAGCGGACCGTCGGTCATGATGTCCAGCGCGCTGACGATACGGTCCGGCTTGCCGAAATCCTGCTCCCACGGCTGGATAAAGCCCGGAATGCGCAGGTTGGATACTGAGAATCCCACCAGACCGGCTTTCGGTTTTGCCCCCCGCCCGGTGGCGCCTTCATCGCGGATTTCGCCGCCGGAACCGGTCGCCGCGCCCGGCCACGGTGAAATGGCGGTCGGGTGGTTGTGCGTTTCCACTTTCATCAGGATATGCGCGTCTTCCTGATGGTAGCCGTAAGCGCCCTGCGGATCAGGGAAGAAACGGCCGACAGCCGACCCTTCCATCACCGCCGCGTTATCCTTATAAGCAGACAGCACATAGTCCGGCGTATGCTCAAAGGTGTTTTTGATCATCTTGAACAGTGACTTCGGCTGCGTCTCGCCATTGATGATCCAATCGGCATTAAAGATTTTGTGACGGCAGTGCTCGGAATTCGCCTGCGCGAACATGTAGAGTTCGATATCTGTCGGATTGCGTCCCAGTTTGGTAAAAGCATCCAGCAGATAATCCATTTCGTCGTCGGCCAGCGCCAGACCCAGACGCAGGTTGGCCTCCTCCAGCGCGGTGCGGCCCTGCAGCAGAATTTCCACCCGTTTCAGCGGAGCCGGCTGATGCTGGGAAAACAGCAGATTGGCCTGTTGAAGGTCGTCAAACACGCTTTCCATCATGCGGTCATGGAGCAGCGCGGCCAGTTCCCGCCACTGCGCATCGCTGAGCGTCGGCGCGTGGATGTAAAACGCCAGACCGCGCTCCAGACGACGGATTTTCTGCAAACCGCAATTGTGCGCGATGTCGGTCGCCTTGGAAGACCAGGGAGAAATGGTGCCCGGACGCGGGGTCACCAGAATCAGCCGCCCGGTAGGCTCGTGCTCTGCGAGAGAAGGGCCGTATTTCAGCAGTCGGCTCAGTCGTGACTGTTCTTCATGGTTTAGCGGAGCGTTCACATCGGCGAAGTGGACGTATTCGGCATAAATGTCGCTGACGGGCAGGTGATACTCCTTGCACCGGGCCAACAGTTTATTGATACGAAAAGCCGATAAGGCGGGTGAACCACGCAGTATTTCCATCATCTAAATTTCTCTCGTCTTCGAGGCACCGGAGACAGTGCGTCAGGGCGCTACAGGGGGGAAACGCGCGCTATTATAGAGAATAGTGGCGCGCGACGAAACCGTTTGCGTAGCGATTGTTAAACATTGAGAGCACCTTGCGGTCAAACAGTAGGCAAACTAATAAAAGTTGCACACTGGCGGTTTGTTAAGCAAAATGCCCCCCGACTCTGGGACAGATGCATAAGAAACTGCCGTTACAGACAGACAGGCCAACCGGCCGCCGAGAGACAACTCATTGAAGCGTTTAACGATAAATTATGTTTTCATCGGGGTGATCGCTTTGCTGTTGACGCTGGCACTGTGGCCAAATATTCCCTGGCGCAGTCACCAGGATGTTCAGCTAAGGCAAATCCTTTCACGTGGCGAGCTGCGCATCAGCACCGTGACCTCTCCGCTGACCTATACGCTCAGCAACGGTTCCCCCACCGGACTGGACTACGAACTGGCCAAACGGTTCGCCGACTACCTCGGCGTGCGGCTGGTGGTATCGGTGCGCCAAAACGTCGACGACTTATTTAGCGATCTGGATAACGACAATGCCGACCTGCTGGCCGCCGGTCTGATTTACAACCGGGAGCGCCTGAGCCGTTTCCGGGCCGGCCCTTCCTATTATTCGGTGTCGCAGCAACTGGTCTATCGCATGGGTACGGCTCGCCCCGGCGCGCTGGACAAATTGCAGGGCAAGCTGACCGTGTTGTCCGGCTCGGCGCACGCCGCCACGCTGCGCGATTTCAAAGCCGGTAAATACCCGCAACTGAGTTGGGAGGTCGCCACCGACCTGTCCGAGCTGGACCTGCTAAAACAGGTGGCGGAAGGAAAACTGGATTACACCATCGCCGACTCAATAAACATCGGCCTGATGCAGCGTATTCACCCACAGCTGGCGGTGTCGTTCGACCTCAGCGACGAAGAGCCGGTCACCTGGTATATGCGGCAAAACCATGACGATAGCCTCTCCGCCGCGCTGCTCGACTTCTTCAGCCAGATGATGGAAGACGGCACCCTCGCCCGTCTGGAAGAGAAGTACCTCGGGCATGTCGGCGAGTTCGACTATGTGGATACCACCACCTTCCTCAGCGCCATCGACAATACCCTGCCGGGCCTGCGTCCGCTGTTCGAGAAATACGCCAGAGAAATCGACTGGAAACTGCTGGCGGCCATTTCGTATCAGGAGTCGCACTGGAATCCGCTGGCAACCTCGCCGACCGGAGTGCGCGGTTTGATGATGCTGACCCGCAATACCGCAGAAAGCCTGGATGTGGCGGATCGACTCAACCCGGAAGAAAGTATTCGCGGCGGCGCCAGATACCTGAATCAGATGATGCAGCAGGTGCCGGCCACCATCCCGACGGACGAACGCATCTGGTTTGCGCTGGCCGCCTATAACATGGGCTACGCCCATATGATGGATGCCCGCAAACTGACGGAAAAACAGAAAGGGAATCCTGACAGTTGGGCCGACGTCAAAATACGCCTGCCGATGCTGAGCCAGAAACGCTACTACGCCCAGACCACCAACGGTTACGCCCGCGGTCAGGAGGCTTACAACTACGTGGAAAACATCCGGCGCTACATGGTTAGTCTGGTCGGGTATCTTTCGGAGAAAGAAAGCCGGGCGTTGCAACAGCAACTGGCCGCCAGCGCTTATCCCGCCGTACCGCCGGAACAGTTAACCGCCAATCCTTCCCGCTGACGCACGGCCGCTCAGTCGGACGAGTCCCGTTCGGCGGAGCGCGCGTCACGCTGCTGCTGACGGCGCATACGGAAAAAACGGCTCAGTAGGTCAGAACACTCATCCGCCAGGACCCCGTCGGTAATGGCGATATGATGGTTCATGCCCGGATGGCGCAGGATATCCACCAGTGAACCGGCCGCGCCGGTCTTGGCGTCAGCCGCGCCATATACCAGCCGGTTGATGCGGCTGTGAATCATGGCGCCGGCGCACATCACGCATGGCTCCAGCGTGATGTACAGCGTGGTATCCAACAGGCGGTAGTTTTGCAGCGCCTGTCCTCCCTGCTGTAACGCCATGATCTCTGCATGGGCGGTGGGATCGTGCCGGCTAATCGGGCGATTCCAGCCTTCGCCGATGATCTTATCTCCCTGCACCAGCACGGCGCCGACCGGCACCTCGCCTTCGTCCCAGGCCCGTTGCGCCAGCGTCAGTGCATGACGCATCCAGAATTCATCATCCATTGGATTACTCATCATTCCTCTTGGCTTCCGCCCTCATCACGTGCGGCGCGCATTATACATGCCAGCGGCGGCGAGTCATTCCAGTTGCTGCAGATGGCCGGCCGGCGTCACGCGCCAGCGATGCGCACAGAAAAAGAGTAGCGGATTATCCTGTTGGCTGTCGCTGTAGCCGCTGTAAAGCTCAAGCGGCGCCCCCAGTCGGCGCTCCATCTGCACGACTTTTTCGTGCCCCAGACAACGCAGGCTCAACACCCAACCGCCCCAGCGCCGCGTCATCTGGCTGCCGATCAACTGGACCTGAGGCAGAAACGACGCATCGCGGTAGACTTGTTCGACCAGCCGCTGCGGCGAACCGGTCACCAGCCAGACCTGCGACCGGCTGTCGGCCAGATAGCCTTCCAGACGCTGGTGAACCAGAGGAAAAGCAGTGACCCGCCGGCGGAACCAGACCACAAACGCCTGCTCCAGCTGTCGCAGCCGCGCTTCACGCCGTCCCGCCGTGATCGCCCACAGCAACAGACTAACCGGCCAGCGAGCGGCGCGACCATTGATGGTCAATCCTGCCGCCAGCAAAGGCAACAAAGGAACAACCAGCAACAAATTCAACGGTAAATGGCGGATCAAGAACCACAGAAAACTGCCGAACAGATCCTGACGATGCAATGTGCCGTCCAGATCGAAGAACACAACGCGCATGGCCGTCGGCGATGAATTCAA from Dickeya fangzhongdai encodes the following:
- the purL gene encoding phosphoribosylformylglycinamidine synthase, which codes for MEILRGSPALSAFRINKLLARCKEYHLPVSDIYAEYVHFADVNAPLNHEEQSRLSRLLKYGPSLAEHEPTGRLILVTPRPGTISPWSSKATDIAHNCGLQKIRRLERGLAFYIHAPTLSDAQWRELAALLHDRMMESVFDDLQQANLLFSQHQPAPLKRVEILLQGRTALEEANLRLGLALADDEMDYLLDAFTKLGRNPTDIELYMFAQANSEHCRHKIFNADWIINGETQPKSLFKMIKNTFEHTPDYVLSAYKDNAAVMEGSAVGRFFPDPQGAYGYHQEDAHILMKVETHNHPTAISPWPGAATGSGGEIRDEGATGRGAKPKAGLVGFSVSNLRIPGFIQPWEQDFGKPDRIVSALDIMTDGPLGGAAFNNEFGRPALTGYFRTYEEAVDSHNGVEVRGYHKPIMLAGGIGNIRADHVKKGEISIGAKLIVLGGPAMNIGLGGGAASSMTSGQSDADLDFASVQRDNPEMERRCQEVIDRCWQLGEQNPILFIHDVGAGGLSNAMPELVSDGGRGGRFELRDILNDEPGMSPLEVWCNESQERYVLAVAPEQLAQFDEICRRERAPYAVIGEATEEQHLTLGDRHFNNKPIDMPLDVLLGKTPKMLRDVERKDVEGTPLNREGIYLADAVERVLHLPAVAEKTFLITIGDRTVTGMVARDQMVGPWQVPVADCAVTTASLDSYYGEAMSIGERAPVALRNFAASARLAVGEALTNIAATHIGDLKRVKLSANWMAAAGHPGEDAGLYEAVKAVGEELCPALGLTIPVGKDSMSMKTRWQENGEDKSVTAPLSLVISAFARVEDVRHTVTPQLRTDKDNVLLMIDLGAGHHALGATALAQVYRQLGRKTADVRNPAQLAGFFNAMQALVANQALLAYHDRSDGGLLVTLAEMAFAGHCGVKADIGSMGEDALAVLFNEELGAVIQIDASRRAEVEQVLAEHGLADCVHYLGQAEVGNHFIIHSGNDVVYHESRTTLRNWWAETTWQMQRLRDNPQCADQEHHAKSDDNDPGMNVALTFDLREDIAAPFISRQARPKVAVLREQGVNSHVEMAAAFHRAGFDAIDIHMSDLLAGRRDLQDFQALVACGGFSYGDVLGAGEGWAKSILFNDRVRDEFAAFFLRPQTLALGVCNGCQMMSNLRELIPGAEHWPRFVRNKSDRFEARFSLVEVTNSPSLFLQDMAGSRMPIAVSHGEGRVEVRDDGHLAALEQHQLVALRFVNNYGQVTEDYPVNPNGSPNGITAVTSVSGRATVMMPHPERVFRTVSNSWHPEEWGEDSPWMRMFRNARRQLG
- the mltF gene encoding membrane-bound lytic murein transglycosylase MltF; protein product: MKRLTINYVFIGVIALLLTLALWPNIPWRSHQDVQLRQILSRGELRISTVTSPLTYTLSNGSPTGLDYELAKRFADYLGVRLVVSVRQNVDDLFSDLDNDNADLLAAGLIYNRERLSRFRAGPSYYSVSQQLVYRMGTARPGALDKLQGKLTVLSGSAHAATLRDFKAGKYPQLSWEVATDLSELDLLKQVAEGKLDYTIADSINIGLMQRIHPQLAVSFDLSDEEPVTWYMRQNHDDSLSAALLDFFSQMMEDGTLARLEEKYLGHVGEFDYVDTTTFLSAIDNTLPGLRPLFEKYAREIDWKLLAAISYQESHWNPLATSPTGVRGLMMLTRNTAESLDVADRLNPEESIRGGARYLNQMMQQVPATIPTDERIWFALAAYNMGYAHMMDARKLTEKQKGNPDSWADVKIRLPMLSQKRYYAQTTNGYARGQEAYNYVENIRRYMVSLVGYLSEKESRALQQQLAASAYPAVPPEQLTANPSR
- the tadA gene encoding tRNA adenosine(34) deaminase TadA, whose protein sequence is MSNPMDDEFWMRHALTLAQRAWDEGEVPVGAVLVQGDKIIGEGWNRPISRHDPTAHAEIMALQQGGQALQNYRLLDTTLYITLEPCVMCAGAMIHSRINRLVYGAADAKTGAAGSLVDILRHPGMNHHIAITDGVLADECSDLLSRFFRMRRQQQRDARSAERDSSD
- the yfhb gene encoding phosphatidylglycerophosphatase C, which encodes MLNSSPTAMRVVFFDLDGTLHRQDLFGSFLWFLIRHLPLNLLLVVPLLPLLAAGLTINGRAARWPVSLLLWAITAGRREARLRQLEQAFVVWFRRRVTAFPLVHQRLEGYLADSRSQVWLVTGSPQRLVEQVYRDASFLPQVQLIGSQMTRRWGGWVLSLRCLGHEKVVQMERRLGAPLELYSGYSDSQQDNPLLFFCAHRWRVTPAGHLQQLE